The following proteins are encoded in a genomic region of Streptomyces lunaelactis:
- the rpmF gene encoding 50S ribosomal protein L32 has protein sequence MAVPKRKMSRSNTRHRRSQWKAAVPTLVSCERCQEPKQQHIACPSCGTYNKRQVLEV, from the coding sequence GTGGCTGTTCCGAAGCGGAAGATGTCGCGCAGCAACACGCGCCACCGCCGGTCGCAGTGGAAGGCTGCGGTCCCCACCCTGGTTTCGTGTGAGCGTTGCCAGGAGCCGAAGCAGCAGCACATCGCGTGCCCGAGCTGCGGCACCTACAACAAGCGCCAGGTCCTCGAGGTCTGA
- the rnc gene encoding ribonuclease III: MSELSNAKKQADNVNAASSHTLLEGRLGYHLESALLVRALTHRSYAYENGGLPTNERLEFLGDSVLGLVVTDTLYRTHPDLPEGQLAKLRAAVVNSRALAEVSRGLELGLFIRLGRGEEGTGGRDKASILADTLEAVIGAVYLDQGLEAASELVHRLFDPLIEKSSNLGAGLDWKTSLQELTAAEGLGVPEYLVTETGPDHEKTFTAAARVGGVSYGTGTGRSKKEAEQQAAESAWREIRAAADERVAAEKVAAENAAVEAVTTAKAAADAATAAEVAETAPSDASDEEAADASSASEPADRASA, translated from the coding sequence ATGTCTGAGCTGTCCAATGCCAAGAAGCAGGCGGACAACGTCAACGCAGCCTCGTCCCACACGCTTCTGGAAGGGCGGCTCGGGTATCACCTCGAGTCCGCCCTTCTGGTGCGTGCGCTGACCCACCGTTCGTACGCGTACGAGAACGGCGGTCTGCCCACCAATGAGCGGCTCGAATTCCTCGGGGATTCGGTGCTCGGTCTGGTGGTCACCGACACGCTGTACCGAACCCACCCCGACCTGCCCGAAGGCCAACTGGCCAAGTTGCGGGCCGCGGTGGTCAATTCGCGTGCGCTGGCGGAGGTCAGTCGTGGTCTCGAACTCGGTCTCTTCATCCGGCTCGGCCGGGGTGAAGAGGGCACGGGAGGCCGGGACAAGGCGTCCATCCTCGCCGACACCCTTGAAGCGGTGATCGGCGCCGTCTATCTCGACCAGGGCCTCGAAGCGGCCTCGGAGCTGGTGCACCGGCTCTTCGACCCGCTCATCGAGAAGTCCTCGAACCTCGGCGCCGGCCTGGACTGGAAGACCAGCCTCCAGGAGCTGACCGCTGCCGAGGGGCTCGGAGTCCCGGAATATCTCGTCACCGAGACGGGCCCGGACCACGAGAAGACCTTCACTGCTGCCGCCCGCGTCGGTGGTGTCTCGTACGGCACCGGCACCGGCCGCAGCAAGAAGGAAGCGGAGCAGCAGGCGGCGGAGTCCGCGTGGCGGGAGATCCGTGCCGCCGCGGACGAGCGGGTGGCCGCGGAGAAGGTCGCCGCGGAGAACGCCGCCGTCGAGGCGGTCACCACCGCGAAGGCCGCCGCTGATGCGGCGACCGCCGCGGAGGTCGCGGAGACCGCCCCATCCGACGCATCCGACGAAGAGGCCGCCGACGCCTCTTCGGCCTCGGAGCCCGCGGACAGGGCCTCGGCCTGA
- the mutM gene encoding bifunctional DNA-formamidopyrimidine glycosylase/DNA-(apurinic or apyrimidinic site) lyase, whose amino-acid sequence MPELPEVEVVRRGLQRWVSGRTIAEVQVLHPRAVRRHLPGGDDFAARLKGHSVGIARRRGKYLWLPLADTDASILGHLGMSGQLLVQPEDAPDEKHLRIRIRFDDTLGTELRFVDQRTFGGLSLHDNTPEGLPDVIAHIARDPIDPAFDDAAFHTALRLRRTTVKRALLDQSLISGVGNIYADEALWRAKLHYERPTASLTRLRSVELLGHVRDVMVAALAVGGTSFDSLYVNVNGESGYFERSLDAYGREGEPCRRCGTPMRRRPWMNRSSYFCPRCQRPPRASS is encoded by the coding sequence GTGCCCGAGCTGCCCGAGGTCGAAGTCGTACGTCGCGGACTCCAGCGCTGGGTCAGCGGGCGCACGATCGCCGAGGTGCAGGTCCTGCACCCGCGTGCGGTCCGCCGGCACCTCCCGGGCGGCGACGACTTCGCGGCACGTCTCAAGGGCCACAGCGTCGGTATAGCCCGCCGTCGCGGCAAGTACCTCTGGCTGCCCCTCGCGGACACGGACGCCTCGATCCTCGGCCACCTCGGTATGAGCGGCCAGCTCCTCGTACAGCCCGAAGACGCTCCCGACGAGAAGCATCTGCGTATCCGCATCCGCTTCGACGACACCCTCGGCACGGAGCTGCGCTTCGTCGACCAGCGGACCTTCGGCGGGCTTTCGCTGCACGACAACACCCCCGAGGGGCTCCCCGACGTCATCGCGCACATCGCCCGCGACCCGATCGACCCGGCCTTCGACGACGCGGCCTTCCACACCGCGCTGCGTCTGCGCCGTACGACCGTCAAGCGCGCACTGCTCGACCAGTCGCTGATCAGCGGTGTCGGGAACATCTATGCGGACGAGGCGCTCTGGCGGGCGAAGCTCCACTACGAGCGCCCCACGGCGAGCCTCACGCGCCTCCGCTCGGTCGAGCTGCTCGGCCATGTACGGGACGTGATGGTCGCGGCTCTGGCTGTCGGCGGCACCAGCTTCGACAGCCTGTATGTGAACGTGAACGGCGAATCAGGCTATTTCGAGCGGTCGTTGGACGCGTACGGCCGTGAGGGCGAGCCGTGCCGACGGTGCGGCACTCCGATGCGCCGCCGCCCCTGGATGAACCGCTCCAGCTACTTCTGTCCGCGCTGTCAGCGGCCGCCGCGCGCCTCGTCGTAA
- a CDS encoding winged helix-turn-helix transcriptional regulator, with amino-acid sequence METSALEVSSGGCPDDDLAFDVFSRQCPSRGTLEDVTGRWGSLTLGALNEGTLRFNELRRRVDGVSEKMLSQTLHALERDGLVRRDAQPTNPPRVDYELTALGRQVSERLLTLIHFVEGQMPEVLAARESYDEARGGR; translated from the coding sequence ATGGAGACCAGTGCCCTGGAAGTGAGCAGCGGAGGCTGTCCGGACGACGACCTCGCCTTTGACGTGTTTTCCCGCCAGTGCCCGTCGCGCGGCACCCTGGAGGACGTCACCGGCCGCTGGGGCAGCCTCACCCTCGGAGCGCTGAACGAAGGCACCTTGCGCTTCAACGAGCTGCGGCGCCGGGTCGACGGCGTGAGCGAGAAGATGCTGTCCCAGACGCTGCACGCGCTGGAGCGCGACGGTCTCGTACGACGGGACGCGCAGCCGACCAACCCCCCGCGGGTCGACTACGAACTCACCGCGCTGGGACGTCAGGTCTCCGAGCGGCTCCTGACCCTCATCCACTTCGTGGAGGGGCAGATGCCCGAGGTGCTGGCGGCGCGCGAGAGTTACGACGAGGCGCGCGGCGGCCGCTGA
- a CDS encoding flavodoxin family protein, which translates to MTTPVVSIAYHSGYGHTAVIAEAVREGAAATGATVHLINVDEIDDAQWELLDGSDAIVFGSPTYMGTASGAFHQFAEDTSKRWFTDTWRNKLAAGFSNSGSKSGDKLHTLQFFATLAAQHGMHWVNLGLKPGWNTSEGSEHDLNRLGFFSGAAAQTNADEGPEGVHKADIATAEHLGRRVAETARTFIAGRAAVAA; encoded by the coding sequence GTGACCACCCCTGTTGTCTCGATCGCCTACCACTCCGGCTACGGCCACACCGCCGTCATCGCCGAGGCCGTCCGTGAGGGAGCGGCCGCCACCGGCGCCACCGTCCACCTGATCAACGTCGACGAGATCGACGACGCCCAGTGGGAGCTGCTGGACGGGTCCGACGCCATCGTCTTCGGGTCGCCGACCTACATGGGCACCGCCTCCGGCGCCTTCCACCAGTTCGCCGAGGACACCTCCAAGCGCTGGTTCACCGACACCTGGCGGAACAAGCTGGCGGCCGGCTTCTCCAACTCAGGCTCCAAGAGCGGCGACAAGCTGCACACCCTGCAGTTCTTCGCCACGCTCGCCGCTCAGCACGGCATGCACTGGGTGAACCTCGGGCTCAAGCCCGGCTGGAATACCTCCGAGGGCTCCGAGCACGACCTCAACCGCCTGGGCTTCTTCTCCGGTGCTGCGGCCCAGACGAACGCCGACGAGGGTCCGGAGGGCGTGCACAAGGCCGACATCGCGACCGCCGAGCACCTCGGCCGCCGGGTGGCGGAGACCGCGCGCACGTTCATCGCGGGCCGGGCGGCCGTCGCCGCCTGA
- a CDS encoding CAP domain-containing protein, protein MGRHRRSAAEPAAADYADGSTGRHRGGARRKKRGRVPVRTGLLGASAAMAVGAVAVTTGLLPGGDKFSVIGGDSAGQVRTEGSAKLQTQGDASTEPTNGASASTSQSAPRPQAPSKTPSPSPTPAKPSATPSKQTKAPEAQKEKKKESAAPARTESRASDRSATRPKAPVVSGAAAAEAAVLSLVNEERAKVGCSPVRANASLAALAGDFSDDMAARGFFDHTDPEGDTPWDRADQVGVKGLGGENIARGQADAAAVMTSWMNSDGHRANILNCDYKTLGVGVHLGAGGPWWTQDFGF, encoded by the coding sequence ATGGGACGCCACCGACGCTCCGCCGCCGAACCCGCCGCAGCAGATTACGCGGACGGTTCGACAGGCCGGCACCGGGGTGGTGCACGCCGGAAGAAGCGGGGTCGTGTACCCGTACGCACCGGACTGCTCGGCGCCTCCGCAGCCATGGCGGTAGGTGCCGTGGCTGTCACGACCGGCCTGCTGCCGGGCGGTGACAAGTTCTCCGTCATAGGCGGCGACTCCGCCGGGCAGGTGCGCACCGAAGGCTCCGCGAAGCTCCAGACGCAGGGCGACGCGAGCACCGAGCCGACGAACGGGGCCTCGGCCTCCACGAGCCAGAGCGCCCCGCGCCCGCAGGCTCCGTCCAAGACCCCCTCCCCCTCCCCCACGCCGGCCAAGCCGTCGGCGACGCCTTCCAAGCAGACGAAGGCCCCGGAGGCGCAGAAGGAGAAGAAGAAGGAGAGCGCGGCCCCGGCCCGTACGGAGTCGCGTGCGTCCGACCGCTCGGCCACGCGGCCCAAGGCGCCCGTCGTCTCGGGTGCGGCGGCCGCCGAGGCCGCGGTGCTCAGCCTGGTCAACGAGGAGCGCGCGAAGGTGGGGTGCAGTCCCGTGCGGGCCAATGCCTCGCTTGCGGCGCTGGCCGGTGACTTCAGCGACGACATGGCTGCGCGTGGGTTCTTCGACCACACCGACCCGGAAGGGGACACCCCCTGGGACCGCGCCGACCAGGTGGGCGTGAAGGGTCTCGGCGGCGAGAACATCGCTCGCGGTCAGGCCGACGCGGCTGCGGTGATGACCTCCTGGATGAACAGCGACGGTCACCGCGCGAACATTCTGAACTGCGACTACAAGACGCTGGGCGTCGGTGTGCACCTGGGTGCCGGCGGCCCCTGGTGGACGCAGGACTTCGGCTTCTAG
- a CDS encoding acylphosphatase: MNDVARLTAWVRGRVQGVGFRWFTRANALEIGGLTGFAVNLDDGRVQVVAEGPRENCHRLLEWLRSDDTPGRVEGVTEIWDTPRGGYEGFAIR, from the coding sequence ATGAACGACGTTGCACGGCTCACCGCCTGGGTACGCGGCCGAGTACAGGGAGTGGGCTTCCGCTGGTTCACCAGGGCAAATGCTCTGGAGATCGGCGGGCTTACGGGCTTCGCAGTCAATCTTGACGACGGCAGAGTGCAGGTTGTGGCAGAAGGGCCACGTGAGAATTGCCACCGTTTGCTGGAATGGCTTCGCTCCGACGACACACCCGGCCGCGTCGAAGGTGTCACTGAGATCTGGGACACCCCGCGAGGTGGATACGAGGGCTTCGCGATCCGGTGA
- the smc gene encoding chromosome segregation protein SMC: MHLKAMTLRGFKSFASATTLRFEPGITCVVGPNGSGKSNVVDALSWVMGEQGAKSLRGGKMEDVIFAGTTGRPPLGRAEVSLTIDNSDGALPIDYAEVTITRIMFRNGGSEYQLNGDTCRLLDIQELLSDSGIGREMHVIVGQGQLDSVLHADPMGRRAFIEEAAGVLKHRKRKEKALRKLDAMQANLARVQDLTDELRRQLKPLGRQAAVARRAAVIQADLRDARLRLLADDLVRLREALSSEIADEAALKERKDSAEAQLKAALAREAELEDDVRRLAPRLQRAQQSWYELSQLAERVRGTISLADARVKSATQAPAEERRGREPEDMEREAARIREQEAELEAALEAAEHALEDTVAHRAELERELAVEERRLKDAARAIADRREGLARLNGQVNAARSRAASAQAEIDRLAAARDEAQERAVAAQEEYEQLKAEVDGLDADDSALGEQHDAAKRELTEAEAALSAAREELTAAERKRAAVAARREALALGLRRKDGTGALLAAKDRLNGLLGPASELLTVTPGYEIPVAAALGTAADAVAVSTPATAAEALRLLRKTDAGRAAILLSGAPGSAVSEEHPDGAPYAADLVRGPEELMPAVRRLLRGIVVVGTLEDAEDLVYSRPELTAVTAEGDVLGAHFAQGGSAGAPSLLEVQASVDEAAAELEELAVRCEELAATQQQAAGRRSACGALVEELGERRRAADREKSAVSGQLGRLSGQARGAAGEAERTTAAAARAQEALERAREEAEELAERLLVAEEAPAEEEPDTHVRDRLAADGANARQTEMEARLQVRTHEERVKGLAGRADALDRGARAEREARARAEQRRARLRHEAEVAAAVASGARQLLAHVEVSLVRAGAERVAAEAAKAEREQDLTAARNEGRDLKSEFDKLTDSVHRGEVLGAEKRMRIEQLETKALEELGVEPAGLIAEYGPDQLVPPSLPAEGEELPEDPEHPRNQPTAFVRGAQEKRLRSAERAYQQLGKVNPLALEEFSALEERHKFLSEQLEDLKKTRADLLQVIKEVDERVEQVFTEAYRDTAREFEGVFSRLFPGGEGRLILTDPDNMLATGVDVEARPPGKKVKRLSLLSGGERSLTAVALLVSIFKARPSPFYVMDEVEAALDDTNLQRLIRIMQELQESSQLIVITHQKRTMEVADALYGVSMQGDGVSKVISQRLR, translated from the coding sequence GTGCACCTCAAGGCCATGACCCTGCGCGGGTTCAAATCCTTCGCCTCCGCGACGACGCTGCGGTTCGAGCCCGGCATCACCTGCGTCGTGGGCCCCAACGGCTCCGGCAAGTCCAATGTGGTGGACGCGCTCTCGTGGGTCATGGGCGAACAGGGGGCCAAGTCGCTGCGCGGCGGCAAGATGGAGGACGTCATCTTCGCCGGGACGACCGGCCGGCCACCGCTCGGCCGCGCCGAGGTCTCCCTCACCATCGACAACTCCGACGGCGCGCTTCCCATCGACTACGCCGAAGTCACCATCACGCGGATCATGTTCCGCAACGGCGGCAGCGAGTACCAGCTCAACGGTGACACCTGCCGCCTCCTCGACATCCAAGAGTTGCTGTCCGACTCGGGTATCGGCCGCGAGATGCATGTCATCGTCGGCCAGGGCCAGCTCGACTCGGTACTGCACGCGGACCCGATGGGGCGGCGGGCCTTCATCGAGGAGGCCGCGGGCGTACTCAAGCACCGCAAGCGCAAGGAGAAGGCGCTGCGGAAGCTGGACGCGATGCAGGCCAACCTCGCCCGCGTACAGGACCTGACCGACGAACTGCGCCGCCAGCTCAAGCCGCTGGGGCGGCAGGCCGCGGTGGCCCGGCGGGCCGCCGTGATCCAGGCCGATCTGCGCGACGCCCGGCTGCGGCTCCTCGCCGACGATCTCGTACGGCTCCGGGAGGCGCTGAGCAGCGAGATCGCCGACGAGGCCGCGCTCAAGGAACGCAAGGACAGCGCCGAGGCGCAGCTCAAGGCCGCGCTGGCGCGCGAGGCGGAGCTGGAGGACGACGTACGGCGGCTCGCGCCGCGGCTGCAGCGGGCCCAGCAGAGCTGGTACGAACTCTCCCAGCTGGCCGAGCGGGTGCGGGGCACGATCTCGCTGGCCGACGCGCGGGTCAAGAGCGCGACCCAGGCACCGGCGGAGGAGCGGCGCGGCCGCGAGCCCGAGGACATGGAGCGTGAGGCCGCCCGGATCCGTGAGCAGGAGGCGGAGCTGGAGGCCGCGCTGGAGGCGGCGGAGCACGCGCTGGAGGACACCGTCGCGCACCGCGCGGAGCTGGAGCGGGAGCTGGCGGTCGAGGAACGCCGGCTCAAGGATGCCGCACGGGCGATCGCCGACCGGCGCGAGGGACTGGCCAGGCTCAACGGGCAGGTCAACGCGGCCCGTTCGCGGGCGGCCTCCGCGCAGGCAGAGATCGACCGGCTGGCCGCCGCGCGCGACGAGGCCCAGGAGCGGGCCGTCGCCGCACAGGAGGAGTACGAACAGCTCAAGGCCGAGGTCGACGGCCTCGACGCGGACGACTCCGCGCTGGGCGAGCAGCACGACGCGGCCAAGCGCGAGCTGACCGAGGCGGAGGCGGCGCTGAGCGCCGCCCGCGAGGAACTGACCGCGGCCGAGCGCAAGCGCGCCGCCGTGGCCGCCCGCCGCGAGGCGCTCGCCCTGGGCCTGCGCCGCAAGGACGGCACGGGTGCGCTGCTCGCCGCGAAGGACCGGCTGAACGGCTTGCTCGGCCCGGCATCCGAACTCCTCACCGTGACTCCCGGCTACGAGATCCCGGTGGCGGCGGCGCTGGGCACGGCCGCGGACGCGGTCGCCGTGTCCACCCCGGCGACCGCCGCCGAGGCGCTGCGGCTGCTGCGCAAGACCGACGCCGGCCGCGCGGCGATACTGCTGAGCGGCGCGCCCGGCTCCGCAGTGTCCGAGGAGCATCCTGACGGTGCTCCGTACGCCGCCGATCTGGTGCGCGGACCCGAGGAGCTGATGCCCGCAGTGCGCCGGCTGCTGCGCGGCATCGTCGTCGTCGGGACACTGGAGGACGCCGAGGACCTGGTGTACTCGCGGCCCGAGCTCACCGCCGTGACCGCTGAAGGGGACGTCCTCGGGGCGCACTTCGCGCAGGGCGGCTCCGCCGGAGCGCCCAGCCTCCTCGAGGTGCAGGCGTCCGTCGACGAGGCCGCCGCCGAGCTGGAGGAGCTGGCCGTACGGTGCGAGGAGCTGGCCGCCACGCAGCAGCAGGCGGCCGGGCGGCGCAGTGCGTGTGGCGCGCTCGTCGAGGAGTTGGGGGAGCGGCGCCGTGCCGCGGACCGCGAGAAGTCCGCGGTCTCCGGGCAGCTGGGGCGGCTCTCCGGGCAGGCGCGGGGTGCCGCGGGCGAGGCCGAGCGGACGACCGCGGCCGCCGCCCGGGCGCAGGAGGCGCTGGAGCGGGCCCGGGAGGAGGCCGAGGAGCTGGCCGAGCGGCTGCTGGTCGCCGAGGAGGCCCCCGCGGAGGAGGAGCCCGATACGCATGTACGGGACCGGCTCGCCGCCGACGGTGCCAACGCCCGCCAGACCGAGATGGAGGCCCGCCTTCAGGTCCGTACGCACGAGGAGCGTGTGAAGGGGCTCGCGGGCCGCGCCGATGCGCTCGACCGGGGAGCGCGCGCCGAGCGCGAGGCACGGGCGCGCGCCGAACAGCGGCGCGCCCGGCTGCGGCACGAGGCGGAGGTCGCCGCCGCGGTGGCAAGTGGCGCCCGCCAACTGCTGGCGCACGTCGAGGTCTCGCTGGTGCGGGCCGGGGCCGAGCGGGTGGCCGCCGAGGCGGCCAAGGCCGAGCGCGAGCAGGATCTGACGGCCGCCCGCAACGAGGGGCGCGACCTCAAGAGCGAGTTCGACAAGCTCACCGACTCGGTGCACCGGGGCGAGGTGCTCGGTGCGGAGAAGCGGATGCGGATCGAGCAGCTGGAGACCAAGGCCCTTGAGGAGCTCGGTGTGGAGCCGGCCGGGCTGATCGCCGAGTACGGGCCGGACCAGCTGGTGCCGCCGTCCCTGCCCGCGGAGGGCGAGGAGCTGCCGGAGGACCCGGAGCATCCGCGCAATCAGCCGACGGCGTTCGTACGCGGTGCGCAGGAGAAGCGGCTCAGGTCCGCCGAACGGGCGTATCAGCAGCTCGGAAAGGTGAACCCGCTCGCGCTGGAGGAGTTCTCGGCGCTGGAGGAGCGGCACAAGTTCCTCTCCGAGCAGCTTGAAGACCTGAAGAAGACCAGGGCCGACCTGCTGCAGGTGATCAAGGAGGTCGACGAGCGCGTCGAGCAGGTCTTCACCGAGGCGTACCGGGACACAGCGCGCGAGTTCGAGGGTGTCTTCTCGCGGCTCTTCCCCGGCGGCGAGGGGCGGCTGATCCTGACCGATCCCGACAACATGCTCGCCACGGGCGTGGACGTCGAGGCCCGGCCGCCCGGCAAGAAGGTCAAGCGGCTCTCGCTGCTGTCGGGCGGCGAGCGGTCCCTGACGGCCGTCGCACTGCTGGTGTCGATCTTCAAGGCCCGGCCGAGCCCGTTCTATGTGATGGACGAGGTCGAGGCGGCGCTCGACGACACCAACCTCCAGCGGCTGATCCGGATCATGCAGGAGCTCCAGGAGTCGTCGCAGCTGATCGTCATCACGCACCAGAAGCGGACGATGGAGGTCGCGGACGCGCTGTACGGCGTCTCCATGCAGGGTGACGGCGTCTCGAAGGTCATCAGCCAGCGCCTTCGCTGA
- a CDS encoding sugar porter family MFS transporter translates to MTSTAQPPSGAREAHPEHLGHVIFITAAAAMGGFLFGYDSAVINGAVEAIRDRYDIGSGTLAQVIAIALIGCAIGAATAGRIADRIGRIRCMQIAAVLFTISAVGSALPFALLDLAFWRIIGGFAIGMASVIGPAYIAEVSPAAYRGRLASFQQAAIVIGIAISQLVNYGILQLADGDQRGEIAGIEAWQWMLGVMVIPAVVYGLLSFAIPESPRFLISVGKVDRAKEVLTEVEGRHVDLDARVAEIDHAMRSEHKSTFKDLLGSRFNFLPIVWVGIGLSVFQQLVGINVAFYYSSTLWQSVGIDPAGSFFYSFTTSIINIIGTVIAMVFVDRIGRRPLALIGSAGMAIALAFEAWAFSADLVDGKLPTTQGVVALVAAHVFVLFFALSWGVVVWVFLGEMFPNRIRAAALGVAASAQWIANWAITASFPSLADWNLSGTYMIYTFFAVLSIPFVLKFVKETKGKALEEMG, encoded by the coding sequence GTGACCAGCACTGCGCAGCCGCCGTCCGGAGCCCGTGAGGCCCATCCCGAACATCTCGGCCATGTCATCTTCATCACGGCCGCCGCCGCGATGGGCGGCTTTCTCTTCGGCTACGACAGCGCCGTCATCAACGGCGCCGTCGAGGCCATCAGGGACCGCTACGACATCGGCTCCGGGACGCTCGCCCAGGTCATCGCCATCGCCCTGATCGGCTGTGCCATCGGCGCCGCGACCGCCGGCCGGATCGCCGACCGCATCGGCCGCATCCGCTGTATGCAGATCGCCGCCGTGCTCTTCACCATCAGCGCCGTCGGCTCGGCGCTGCCCTTCGCCCTCCTGGACCTCGCCTTCTGGCGCATCATCGGCGGCTTCGCCATCGGCATGGCCTCCGTCATCGGCCCCGCCTACATCGCCGAGGTCTCCCCGGCCGCCTACCGCGGCCGCCTCGCCTCCTTCCAGCAGGCCGCGATCGTCATCGGCATCGCCATCTCCCAGCTGGTGAACTACGGCATCCTGCAGCTGGCCGACGGCGACCAGCGCGGCGAGATCGCCGGCATCGAGGCCTGGCAGTGGATGCTCGGCGTCATGGTCATCCCGGCCGTGGTGTACGGACTGCTGTCCTTCGCGATCCCCGAGTCGCCGCGCTTTCTGATCTCCGTCGGCAAGGTCGACAGGGCGAAGGAGGTCCTCACCGAGGTCGAGGGCCGGCATGTCGACCTGGACGCCCGCGTCGCCGAGATCGACCATGCGATGCGCAGCGAGCACAAGTCGACCTTCAAGGACCTGCTGGGCAGCCGCTTCAACTTCCTGCCCATCGTCTGGGTCGGTATCGGGCTCTCGGTCTTCCAGCAGCTCGTCGGCATCAACGTCGCGTTCTACTACTCATCGACGCTGTGGCAGTCCGTCGGCATCGACCCGGCCGGCTCGTTCTTCTACTCGTTCACCACGTCGATCATCAACATCATCGGCACCGTGATCGCGATGGTCTTCGTGGACAGGATCGGCCGCCGCCCGCTCGCCCTCATCGGCTCGGCCGGCATGGCGATCGCGCTGGCCTTCGAGGCCTGGGCCTTCTCCGCCGATCTCGTCGACGGCAAGCTGCCCACCACCCAGGGCGTCGTCGCCCTGGTCGCCGCCCATGTCTTCGTGCTCTTCTTCGCCCTCTCATGGGGCGTCGTGGTCTGGGTCTTCCTCGGCGAGATGTTCCCGAACAGGATCCGCGCCGCCGCGCTCGGCGTCGCCGCGTCCGCGCAGTGGATCGCCAACTGGGCCATCACCGCGAGCTTCCCGAGCCTGGCGGACTGGAACCTCTCGGGCACGTACATGATCTACACATTCTTCGCCGTGCTCTCGATCCCCTTCGTGCTCAAGTTCGTGAAGGAGACCAAGGGCAAGGCGTTGGAGGAGATGGGCTAA
- a CDS encoding LLM class flavin-dependent oxidoreductase, producing the protein MAFTVARFNLVAPEATPETLAARYRAALEMAAYADDRGVDTIQTEEHHGAANNWLPSPFVFAGSVLGSTRRIAVTVSAIIGPLYDPLRLAEDIAVLDLIGKGRLVTVAGIGYRPEEYEQLGVEWSRRGKLQDELLETLLQAWTGEPFEYRGRTVRVTPRPYTQPHPLLLVGGSSQAAARRAARFGLPFFPSAHLPELEAYYHEKRAEYGTEGWTMMPAEKTPLLHISQDPDRTWAEYGPHFLHEARTYASWQSKDIRSAVRSKATTVEELRAEGVYRIVTPDECVTLGGDSLVLHPLCGGMPVDEGWRSLQLLCENVLPRLKNL; encoded by the coding sequence ATGGCCTTTACAGTGGCCCGCTTCAATCTCGTCGCTCCCGAGGCGACACCCGAGACCCTCGCGGCCCGCTACCGTGCCGCCCTGGAGATGGCCGCGTACGCCGACGACCGCGGTGTCGACACCATCCAGACCGAGGAGCACCACGGCGCCGCCAACAACTGGCTGCCCTCCCCCTTCGTCTTCGCCGGCTCGGTCCTCGGCTCCACGCGCCGTATCGCGGTCACCGTCTCCGCGATCATCGGCCCGCTCTACGATCCGCTGCGGCTGGCCGAGGACATCGCCGTACTCGATCTGATCGGCAAAGGCCGGCTGGTCACGGTCGCGGGCATCGGCTACCGGCCGGAGGAGTACGAGCAGCTGGGCGTCGAGTGGAGCCGGCGCGGCAAGCTCCAGGACGAGCTGCTCGAGACGCTGCTCCAGGCGTGGACGGGTGAGCCCTTCGAGTACCGCGGCCGCACGGTCCGGGTCACCCCGCGTCCCTACACCCAGCCGCATCCGCTGCTGCTGGTGGGCGGCTCCTCGCAGGCGGCGGCCCGCCGCGCCGCCCGGTTCGGGCTGCCGTTCTTCCCGAGCGCGCATCTGCCGGAGCTGGAGGCGTACTACCACGAGAAGCGCGCCGAGTACGGGACAGAGGGCTGGACGATGATGCCGGCGGAGAAGACTCCGCTGCTGCACATCTCTCAGGACCCGGACCGTACGTGGGCGGAGTACGGCCCGCACTTCCTGCACGAGGCGCGGACGTACGCGTCCTGGCAGTCGAAGGACATCCGCTCGGCGGTGCGCTCGAAGGCGACGACGGTCGAGGAGCTGCGCGCCGAGGGCGTGTACCGGATCGTCACGCCGGACGAGTGCGTGACGCTCGGCGGGGACAGCCTGGTGCTGCATCCGCTGTGCGGCGGGATGCCGGTGGACGAGGGCTGGCGCAGCCTTCAGCTGCTGTGCGAGAACGTTCTGCCCCGGCTCAAGAACCTCTAG